The Deinococcus koreensis genome window below encodes:
- a CDS encoding ketopantoate reductase family protein has product MIPDDAFGRPDQREQELDGRPLDEGEDTQQRVLIWGAGAIGGAIGAALIRSGVDVTFVDVAQAHVQAIRERGLQVTGPFGGPTVRASACTPEELAGQWPLALLCTKAQDTRAAGEALRPHVTGDGAVVSVQNGLNPLILNEILGPGRVLGAFVNFGADYLEPGVVTYGGRGAVVVGEQGGALTARAHAIHALLQRFEPAAILTPNIFGYLWSKLGYGSLLFATAVTDDSIADALARPDNRAMYVELGREVMRVALAHGVTPEAFNGFDPAAFLPGAGDAQAHASLDDLVAFNRRSAKTHSGIWRDLAVRKRRTEVDAQVGWVVHFGDQHGVPTPLNALLVELIHDIENGRRTLDAAGTDGPNMRALRAAMPAISGVPGVGA; this is encoded by the coding sequence GTGATTCCGGATGACGCCTTCGGTCGTCCCGACCAGCGGGAGCAGGAACTGGATGGGCGTCCCCTGGACGAGGGCGAGGACACCCAGCAACGGGTGCTGATCTGGGGGGCCGGGGCCATCGGCGGGGCCATCGGCGCGGCGCTGATCCGCTCGGGGGTGGACGTGACCTTCGTGGACGTGGCGCAAGCGCACGTCCAGGCCATCCGCGAGCGCGGCCTGCAGGTCACCGGGCCCTTCGGCGGCCCCACCGTGCGGGCCTCCGCCTGCACCCCGGAGGAACTCGCCGGGCAGTGGCCGCTGGCGCTGCTGTGCACCAAGGCGCAGGACACCCGCGCAGCGGGCGAGGCGCTGCGGCCCCACGTCACCGGGGACGGCGCGGTCGTCTCGGTGCAGAACGGCCTGAACCCGCTGATCCTGAACGAGATCCTGGGCCCCGGGCGCGTGCTGGGCGCGTTCGTGAACTTCGGCGCCGACTACCTGGAACCGGGCGTGGTGACCTATGGCGGGCGGGGCGCGGTGGTGGTGGGCGAGCAGGGCGGCGCCCTGACGGCTCGCGCCCACGCCATCCATGCCCTGCTGCAGCGTTTTGAGCCCGCCGCGATCCTGACGCCCAACATCTTCGGCTACCTGTGGAGCAAGCTGGGCTACGGTTCGCTGCTGTTCGCCACGGCCGTGACTGACGACTCCATCGCCGACGCGCTGGCCCGCCCCGACAACCGCGCCATGTACGTGGAGCTGGGCCGCGAGGTCATGCGGGTCGCGCTGGCGCACGGGGTCACGCCCGAGGCCTTCAACGGCTTCGACCCGGCGGCCTTCCTGCCCGGCGCGGGCGACGCGCAGGCGCACGCCAGCCTGGACGACTTGGTGGCCTTCAACCGCCGCAGCGCCAAGACCCACAGCGGCATCTGGCGCGACCTCGCGGTGAGAAAGCGCCGCACCGAGGTCGACGCCCAGGTCGGCTGGGTGGTTCATTTCGGCGACCAGCACGGCGTCCCCACCCCCCTGAACGCCCTGCTGGTCGAGCTGATCCACGACATCGAGAACGGCCGCCGCACCCTGGACGCGGCGGGCACCGACGGCCCGAACATGCGCGCCCTGCGCGCGGCGATGCCAGCCATATCCGGAGTGCCGGGGGTGGGCGCGTGA
- a CDS encoding SDR family NAD(P)-dependent oxidoreductase encodes MTDQRIPALASAVSLEGQVALVTGASSGIGQATAAVLAGAGARVVVADVNVDGGEATAQALRDRGDEAIFLACDVADGAQVQAMMEEAVARFGGLDILVNNAGISGGASLLHELDLETWDQVMAVNLRGPFLCAKYALPQLMARGGAIVNVASTYGLVGAPGAPAYCASKGGVVALTRQLAVDYGPRGVRVNAVCPGYVDTDMGGGRARLGPEGQAAAIARRETAAARQPLGRQAHVDEVARVIVFLATGAASFMTGSIVTVDGGCTTTFNHG; translated from the coding sequence ATGACAGATCAACGCATACCGGCCCTGGCGTCCGCCGTTTCCCTGGAGGGTCAGGTCGCCCTCGTGACCGGCGCGTCGTCCGGGATCGGGCAGGCGACGGCCGCCGTGCTGGCAGGGGCAGGGGCCCGGGTGGTGGTGGCAGACGTGAATGTGGATGGAGGAGAGGCCACCGCCCAGGCCCTGCGTGACCGGGGCGACGAGGCGATCTTCCTGGCCTGCGACGTGGCCGATGGGGCGCAGGTGCAGGCCATGATGGAGGAGGCCGTCGCCCGCTTCGGCGGCCTGGACATCCTGGTGAACAACGCGGGCATCTCCGGCGGGGCCAGCCTGCTGCACGAACTCGACCTCGAGACCTGGGATCAGGTCATGGCCGTGAATCTGCGCGGCCCCTTCCTGTGCGCGAAATACGCCCTGCCGCAGCTGATGGCGCGGGGCGGCGCCATCGTTAATGTCGCCTCGACCTATGGCCTCGTCGGCGCGCCGGGCGCCCCGGCCTACTGCGCCTCGAAGGGCGGCGTCGTGGCGCTGACCCGGCAGCTCGCCGTGGACTACGGCCCGCGCGGGGTGCGCGTGAACGCCGTGTGCCCCGGCTACGTCGACACCGACATGGGCGGGGGCCGCGCACGGCTCGGCCCCGAGGGCCAGGCCGCCGCAATCGCCCGCCGCGAGACCGCCGCCGCCCGCCAGCCGCTGGGCCGGCAGGCACATGTGGACGAGGTCGCCCGCGTGATCGTCTTCCTGGCCACGGGCGCGGCGTCCTTCATGACCGGCTCGATCGTCACGGTGGACGGCGGCTGCACCACGACCTTCAACCACGGCTGA
- a CDS encoding ABC transporter ATP-binding protein, which produces MSARTETRTPDRTTADTVLEVSGLTKTFPAGQSLLARLRGQPRKVVQALTDVHLSVRRGETLGIVGESGCGKSTLARTLVRLYDADSGSVRYDGAEVTALQGAALRAYNRSVQMIFQDPYSSLNPRMTVGQVLREVLGVHRMRPPGQIEARIRELLTLVGLPHEAAGRLPHEFSGGQRQRIGIARALALEPEILIADELVSALDVSVQAQVVNLLLELQEELHLTVLFVAHDLRLVRHLSHRVAVMYLGRVVEVADTATLFTAPRHPYTQGLLAAAPTLEPGTRSAEPAISGELPSPLNVPSGCAFRTRCPQAFGRCAVERPALLPVQGGEVACHLYDPQGPQGTVIP; this is translated from the coding sequence ATGAGCGCCCGAACTGAGACCCGCACGCCCGACCGCACCACCGCAGACACCGTGCTGGAGGTCAGTGGCCTGACCAAGACCTTCCCGGCGGGTCAATCGCTCCTGGCGCGCCTCCGGGGCCAGCCCAGGAAGGTCGTGCAGGCCCTGACCGACGTGCACCTGAGCGTGCGCCGGGGCGAGACGCTGGGCATCGTGGGCGAGAGCGGCTGCGGCAAATCCACCCTGGCCCGCACGCTGGTGCGCCTCTACGACGCCGACTCGGGCAGCGTACGCTACGACGGGGCGGAGGTCACGGCCCTGCAGGGGGCCGCGCTGCGCGCCTACAACCGCTCCGTGCAGATGATCTTTCAGGATCCCTACTCCAGCCTGAACCCGCGCATGACCGTGGGGCAGGTGCTGCGCGAGGTGCTGGGCGTGCACCGCATGCGGCCCCCAGGGCAGATCGAGGCCCGCATTCGGGAACTGCTGACGCTGGTCGGGCTGCCGCACGAGGCGGCGGGGCGGTTGCCGCACGAGTTCAGTGGCGGGCAGCGCCAGCGCATCGGCATCGCGCGGGCGCTGGCGCTGGAGCCCGAGATCCTGATCGCCGACGAGCTGGTCTCGGCGCTGGACGTCTCGGTGCAGGCGCAGGTCGTGAACCTGCTGCTGGAGCTGCAGGAGGAATTGCACCTGACCGTGCTGTTCGTGGCCCACGACCTGAGGCTGGTGCGCCACCTCTCGCACCGGGTGGCTGTGATGTACCTGGGCCGGGTGGTCGAGGTGGCGGACACGGCGACCCTGTTTACCGCGCCCCGCCACCCCTACACCCAGGGCCTGCTCGCCGCCGCGCCCACGCTGGAGCCCGGCACGCGCTCCGCCGAGCCCGCCATCTCGGGCGAGCTGCCCAGCCCGCTGAACGTGCCCAGCGGCTGCGCCTTCCGCACGCGCTGCCCGCAGGCTTTTGGTCGCTGCGCGGTCGAGCGGCCGGCGCTGCTGCCGGTGCAGGGCGGCGAGGTGGCGTGCCACCTGTACGACCCTCAGGGGCCTCAGGGTACGGTGATCCCATGA
- a CDS encoding creatininase family protein — MTPIEQMNWMQVEAYLQHDDRCVLPLGSTEQHAYLSLAVDNILPSKLAHEAAEPLGIPVFPVLPYGITPYFRAYPGSVTLRVQTYLALVRDLLDSLHEQGFRRILIVNGHGGNSPAQGFATEWMADHPGTQVKFHNWWNAPRVWEKVQATDPNASHASWMENFPWTRLEGVAMPDAEKGALDLDRLRLLSPTALRNYLGEGNYGGRFQRPDEDMQAIWDVAVQEARALLDGGWIE; from the coding sequence ATGACCCCGATTGAACAGATGAACTGGATGCAGGTCGAAGCGTACCTGCAACACGACGACCGCTGCGTCCTGCCGCTGGGTTCTACCGAGCAGCACGCCTACCTGAGCCTCGCAGTGGACAACATCCTGCCCTCTAAGCTGGCACATGAGGCCGCCGAACCGCTGGGCATCCCGGTCTTTCCCGTGTTGCCCTACGGCATCACGCCGTACTTCCGGGCCTACCCGGGCAGCGTGACCCTGCGCGTGCAGACCTACCTGGCTCTGGTGCGCGACCTGCTGGACAGCCTGCATGAGCAGGGCTTCCGGCGCATCCTGATCGTGAACGGGCACGGCGGCAACTCGCCCGCGCAGGGCTTCGCCACCGAGTGGATGGCCGACCACCCCGGCACACAGGTCAAGTTCCACAACTGGTGGAACGCGCCGCGCGTCTGGGAGAAGGTGCAGGCCACCGACCCCAACGCCAGCCACGCGTCGTGGATGGAGAATTTTCCCTGGACGCGCCTGGAGGGGGTCGCCATGCCCGACGCCGAGAAGGGCGCGCTCGACCTGGATCGCCTGCGCCTGCTCTCGCCCACCGCGCTGCGCAACTACCTGGGCGAGGGCAACTACGGGGGCCGCTTCCAGCGGCCGGACGAGGACATGCAGGCGATCTGGGACGTGGCGGTACAGGAAGCGCGCGCCCTGCTGGACGGCGGGTGGATCGAGTGA
- a CDS encoding SDR family NAD(P)-dependent oxidoreductase: MTTPSPLRLSGQVALVTGASSGIGEATARALDAEGAAVVLVARRQQRLEALAESIRREGGQAAVVVADLADLAQARDAVMQAIGLFGRLDILVNNAGVMLLGPVADADPGDWQRMMELNVLALMHCTQAAVQAMGGQGRGHIVNISSVSGRGAGPTSAGYSASKWAVGGFSEGLRQEVRLLGIRVTVIEPGVVATELTEHITHSATKESYEGRIAQMTPLEPEDIAAAVVYATTQPPRVNVNEILIRPLDQG; the protein is encoded by the coding sequence ATGACCACTCCATCTCCGCTTCGTCTGTCCGGCCAGGTCGCCCTCGTCACCGGGGCGTCGAGCGGCATTGGCGAGGCCACCGCCCGCGCCCTGGACGCCGAGGGGGCCGCCGTCGTGCTGGTCGCCCGCCGCCAGCAGCGCCTGGAGGCCCTGGCCGAGTCGATCCGCCGCGAGGGCGGGCAGGCTGCCGTGGTGGTCGCCGACCTGGCCGACCTGGCCCAGGCGCGGGATGCCGTCATGCAGGCCATCGGTCTCTTCGGCCGCCTGGACATCCTCGTGAACAACGCCGGCGTGATGCTGCTCGGCCCGGTCGCGGACGCCGACCCCGGCGACTGGCAGCGCATGATGGAACTGAACGTGCTGGCGCTGATGCACTGCACCCAGGCGGCGGTGCAGGCCATGGGGGGGCAGGGCCGCGGGCACATCGTCAACATCTCCTCGGTCTCCGGGCGCGGCGCGGGCCCGACCAGCGCGGGCTACTCGGCCAGCAAGTGGGCGGTGGGCGGCTTCAGCGAGGGGCTGCGCCAGGAGGTGCGCCTGCTCGGCATCCGCGTGACGGTGATCGAGCCCGGCGTGGTCGCCACCGAACTCACGGAGCACATCACGCACTCGGCGACGAAGGAGAGTTACGAGGGCCGGATTGCCCAGATGACGCCGCTGGAGCCGGAGGACATCGCCGCCGCCGTGGTGTACGCGACCACCCAGCCCCCGCGCGTGAACGTCAACGAGATCCTGATCCGCCCGCTCGACCAGGGCTGA
- a CDS encoding dipeptidase, with translation MTAGTTRWPAARPGAAPLPSGLEAAISLLKTRADASLAELIEFAGIPSISAQSAHAPDMARAADWLRARLERAGLQNVSLWPTAGHPAVYGEWLGAPGAPTALVYGHYDVQPPEPLERWSTPPFTPTLVGERLYGRGVSDDKGPLLLTVQAVDALLSATGTLPLNLKFLFEGEEEVGSAHLPGLVAARAGELRADFVISADGGMWSADFPSLTVSGRGLVALEFSVHGPARDLHSGRHGGALHNPLHAAAALVASLHDGRGRVAIPGFYDGVQELSPDERAGLAGLPFSDAAYLEQTGAPGVYGEAGYSTLERQWHRPTVEVNGLWGGYSGEGSKTVLPAEAHVKLTCRLVPGQHPDTIAARLAEHLQNQTPPGVRLELRPGDHAAGPYSLPAGHPLRRAAGQVLRELYGTPPVEVGMGGSIPILETFGGVLGLDTVLFSFAVGDENIHAPDEFFRIGRLYEGQEAWTRLWWALGNGQTDG, from the coding sequence GTGACGGCGGGAACGACGCGCTGGCCCGCAGCGCGGCCCGGCGCGGCGCCCCTGCCGAGCGGGTTGGAAGCGGCGATCTCGCTGTTAAAAACCCGCGCGGACGCCTCGCTCGCCGAGCTGATCGAGTTCGCCGGTATCCCGTCCATCAGCGCGCAGTCGGCCCACGCGCCGGACATGGCCCGCGCCGCCGACTGGCTGCGGGCGCGGCTGGAACGGGCGGGGCTTCAGAACGTGAGTCTGTGGCCCACCGCCGGGCACCCGGCCGTCTACGGCGAGTGGCTGGGCGCTCCGGGTGCCCCGACCGCCCTGGTGTACGGCCACTACGACGTGCAGCCCCCGGAACCGCTGGAGCGCTGGAGCACGCCGCCCTTCACGCCCACGCTGGTCGGCGAGCGCCTGTACGGCCGGGGCGTCAGCGACGACAAGGGGCCGCTGCTGCTCACCGTGCAGGCGGTGGACGCGCTGCTCTCGGCCACGGGCACGCTGCCCCTGAACCTGAAGTTCCTGTTCGAGGGCGAGGAGGAGGTCGGGTCGGCCCACCTGCCAGGGCTGGTCGCGGCGCGGGCTGGCGAGCTGCGGGCCGACTTCGTGATCAGCGCCGACGGGGGCATGTGGAGCGCCGACTTCCCCTCGCTGACCGTCAGCGGGCGCGGCCTGGTGGCGCTGGAGTTCAGCGTGCACGGCCCGGCGCGCGACCTGCACTCCGGGCGGCACGGCGGCGCGCTGCACAACCCCCTTCACGCGGCCGCCGCGCTGGTCGCCAGCCTGCACGACGGGCGCGGGCGCGTGGCGATCCCCGGCTTCTACGACGGCGTACAGGAGTTGTCTCCGGACGAGCGGGCCGGACTGGCCGGGCTCCCCTTCTCCGACGCCGCCTACCTGGAACAGACCGGCGCGCCCGGGGTCTACGGCGAGGCGGGGTACTCCACCCTGGAACGCCAGTGGCACCGCCCGACCGTCGAGGTCAACGGGCTGTGGGGTGGCTACAGCGGAGAGGGCAGCAAGACCGTCCTGCCCGCCGAGGCCCACGTGAAACTGACCTGCCGCCTGGTGCCGGGCCAGCACCCGGACACCATCGCCGCGCGGCTGGCCGAGCATCTCCAGAATCAGACCCCACCCGGCGTGCGCCTGGAGCTGCGCCCCGGCGACCACGCGGCCGGCCCCTATTCTCTGCCGGCCGGGCACCCGCTGCGCCGGGCGGCGGGTCAGGTGCTGCGGGAGCTGTACGGCACGCCGCCCGTGGAGGTCGGCATGGGCGGCTCCATTCCCATCCTGGAGACCTTTGGGGGCGTGTTGGGGCTGGACACCGTGCTGTTCTCCTTCGCGGTGGGCGACGAGAACATCCACGCGCCCGACGAGTTCTTCCGCATCGGGCGGCTGTACGAGGGCCAGGAGGCCTGGACGCGGCTGTGGTGGGCGCTGGGGAACGGGCAGACGGATGGATAG
- a CDS encoding GntR family transcriptional regulator, producing MTSTSSDTPTAFVRPLSIDRTLDVPVGAQLRGQLEYGIACGEISRGTRLPSVRELSQELGVAHVTVAQVYKELLGLGLIVTARGRGTYVADAPRVPGGPDQARLRALLSETIGQAQREGFTLRQIGEVTGVLLARAGQRAQEGACVLLVGLFADTTRSYAADLQLALRPGDRVQTVTLGELRRGAGLEQAHTADVVLALAHRLTETQALLPGVDVIPVGFIPSPATRAALAGLSPLARVAVVATFEDFLPTFLAGVRRFAPHVSALSATHLQAPGLQATLEGADVIVYATGSDMVRDLVPGTPAFEYRHMIDPRDVEGLVLPAVEARRKEPHDPD from the coding sequence ATGACCTCGACCTCCTCCGACACCCCCACCGCCTTCGTGCGGCCGCTGAGCATCGACCGCACGCTGGACGTGCCGGTGGGCGCGCAGCTGCGCGGACAGCTGGAATACGGCATCGCCTGCGGGGAGATCAGCCGAGGCACCCGGCTGCCCAGCGTGCGTGAGCTGTCGCAGGAACTGGGGGTCGCGCACGTCACCGTGGCGCAGGTCTATAAGGAACTGCTGGGGCTGGGGCTGATCGTCACGGCGCGGGGGCGCGGCACCTACGTGGCCGACGCGCCGCGCGTGCCGGGCGGCCCGGATCAGGCCCGGCTGCGCGCGCTGCTCTCGGAGACCATCGGGCAGGCGCAGCGCGAGGGCTTCACGCTGCGGCAGATCGGCGAGGTGACGGGGGTGCTGCTGGCCCGCGCCGGGCAGCGCGCCCAGGAGGGTGCCTGCGTGCTGCTGGTGGGCCTCTTCGCCGACACCACGCGCTCCTACGCCGCCGACCTGCAGCTCGCGCTGCGCCCCGGCGACCGGGTGCAGACGGTCACGCTGGGGGAACTGCGGCGCGGCGCGGGTCTGGAGCAGGCGCACACAGCCGACGTGGTGCTGGCCCTGGCCCACCGCCTGACCGAGACCCAGGCGCTGCTGCCCGGCGTGGACGTCATCCCTGTGGGGTTTATCCCCTCGCCGGCGACCCGCGCGGCGCTGGCCGGGCTGAGCCCGCTCGCCCGGGTCGCAGTGGTCGCCACCTTCGAGGACTTCCTGCCCACCTTCCTGGCGGGCGTGCGGAGATTTGCTCCACACGTCTCGGCGCTCAGTGCGACCCACCTGCAGGCACCGGGCCTGCAGGCCACCCTAGAGGGCGCGGACGTGATCGTGTACGCCACCGGCTCGGACATGGTGCGTGACCTCGTGCCCGGTACCCCCGCTTTCGAATACCGCCACATGATCGACCCGCGCGATGTGGAAGGGCTGGTGCTCCCTGCCGTGGAGGCCCGCCGCAAGGAGCCCCATGACCCCGATTGA
- a CDS encoding RraA family protein, with product MDSPDVLALAHRLTPLLPGRDLTCDLSDALGHAGALGADFRPLWPGATFAGPAVTVRTLGPDLGGVYRAIDLAPPGSVLVIDTHGTRHFAFWGERTTRAALERGVRAAVIDGACRDVTAVRALGFPVVCTGTVPQAGRRGEHGEVNVPVALGGVPVQPGDLIVGDDNGVVVVPAAEARRVVGAVLADLLPLLTGAS from the coding sequence ATGGATAGCCCGGACGTGCTGGCCCTCGCCCATCGTCTGACGCCCCTGCTGCCGGGCCGCGACCTGACCTGCGACCTCAGCGACGCCCTGGGGCACGCGGGCGCACTGGGAGCCGACTTCCGCCCGCTGTGGCCGGGGGCGACCTTCGCGGGCCCGGCGGTGACCGTCCGGACGCTCGGGCCCGACCTGGGCGGGGTGTACCGGGCCATTGACCTCGCGCCCCCCGGCAGCGTGCTGGTGATCGACACCCACGGCACGCGGCACTTCGCCTTCTGGGGCGAGCGCACCACCCGCGCTGCCCTGGAGCGTGGAGTGCGCGCGGCTGTCATCGACGGCGCCTGCCGGGACGTAACGGCCGTGCGGGCGCTGGGCTTTCCGGTCGTCTGCACCGGCACTGTCCCGCAGGCCGGGCGGCGCGGCGAGCACGGCGAGGTGAACGTCCCGGTCGCCCTGGGCGGCGTGCCCGTGCAGCCCGGCGACCTGATCGTCGGCGACGACAACGGCGTGGTGGTCGTGCCCGCCGCCGAGGCCCGGCGCGTGGTGGGGGCCGTACTGGCCGATCTTCTTCCTCTCTTGACAGGAGCCTCATGA
- a CDS encoding SDR family NAD(P)-dependent oxidoreductase, producing MNLDFQGQTVIVTGAAHGFGRAIAHAFAWNGAAVWACDVAEAGLGETARLAAHDGLSLQTRTLDVGDGAAVQAFVAEVVAHTGRLDVLVNNAGGVLGQVGRPLEEISEADWHAIFRVNVDGAFLFAQAVAPHMKRQGSGRIVNISSGAGLGISLTGIQAYASAKAAQIGLTRQLAHELGEWGITVNNVAPGFVRSNPTTERQWESYGEEGQRKLIQGIALRRLGTPDDIANAVLFFASAQAGWISGQVLSVDGGK from the coding sequence GTGAACCTCGACTTCCAGGGGCAGACCGTGATCGTCACCGGGGCCGCGCACGGCTTCGGGCGGGCCATCGCGCACGCGTTCGCCTGGAACGGCGCGGCGGTCTGGGCCTGTGACGTGGCGGAGGCCGGGCTGGGCGAGACCGCACGGCTGGCCGCCCACGACGGTCTGAGCCTCCAGACCCGCACCCTGGACGTGGGAGACGGCGCCGCGGTGCAGGCCTTCGTGGCCGAGGTGGTGGCCCATACCGGCCGCCTGGACGTCCTGGTCAACAACGCCGGCGGGGTGCTGGGACAGGTCGGCCGCCCCTTGGAGGAGATCAGCGAGGCCGACTGGCACGCGATCTTCCGGGTCAACGTGGACGGCGCGTTCCTGTTCGCCCAGGCGGTGGCGCCGCACATGAAGCGCCAGGGCTCGGGCCGCATCGTCAACATCTCCTCGGGCGCGGGGCTGGGGATCAGCCTGACCGGCATCCAGGCCTATGCCAGCGCCAAGGCCGCGCAGATCGGCCTCACGCGGCAGCTCGCGCACGAGCTGGGCGAGTGGGGCATCACGGTCAACAACGTCGCGCCGGGCTTCGTGCGCTCGAACCCCACCACCGAGCGGCAGTGGGAGAGCTACGGCGAGGAGGGGCAGCGCAAGCTCATCCAGGGCATCGCCCTGAGGCGCCTGGGCACCCCGGACGACATCGCGAACGCCGTGCTGTTCTTCGCCTCCGCGCAGGCCGGCTGGATCAGCGGGCAGGTGCTGAGCGTGGACGGCGGGAAGTGA
- a CDS encoding carboxypeptidase M32 codes for MTESDFARRSAEINDLLCVLNLLAWDARTQMPPGGSVTRGEQSATVSALARERTLDPAFERAAQAALDTPDAPAARQALSAISALRRVPEALTRELATLKSEAQDAWVGAKAASDFAAFAPALTRMVALSRQLADALGYEEHPYDALLNLYEPGLTNRTLQPLFARLREHHVALLERIQARPAPRTDFLRRSYPAAAQKAVSLRAAERFGYDLSRGRLDESAHPFEISFTRNDVRITTRVQEGFLSGALFGTLHETGHALYEQGVDPALTRTLLASDLVGLYAVGGASYGTHESQSRLWENRIGRSRAYWEGHFAELQAAFPEQLSDVDAETFHRAVNEVRSSLIRVEADELTYDLHIMLRVELERALIGGELEVRNLPAAWNARLKADLGLDVPDDARGVLQDIHWSSGMFGSFPTYTIGNVMASQFYEAAGAALPELEAQLERGEYAPLRGWLTDNIYRHGRTFTPDELLVRVTGRPLDPQPYLDYLTGKYSALYGLTPQETPA; via the coding sequence ATGACTGAAAGCGACTTCGCCCGGCGCTCGGCCGAGATCAACGACCTGCTGTGCGTGCTGAACCTGCTCGCCTGGGACGCCCGCACGCAGATGCCGCCCGGCGGGAGTGTCACGCGCGGGGAGCAGAGCGCGACGGTCAGCGCCCTGGCCCGCGAGCGCACCCTCGACCCGGCCTTCGAGCGGGCAGCTCAGGCGGCCCTGGATACGCCCGACGCGCCCGCCGCCCGGCAGGCCCTGAGCGCCATCTCGGCCCTGCGCCGCGTACCGGAGGCGCTGACCCGCGAACTCGCCACCCTGAAGAGCGAGGCGCAGGACGCCTGGGTGGGCGCGAAGGCCGCCAGCGACTTCGCCGCCTTCGCGCCCGCCCTCACGCGCATGGTCGCGCTCAGCCGCCAGCTCGCCGACGCCCTGGGCTACGAGGAGCACCCCTACGACGCCCTGCTGAACCTCTACGAGCCGGGCCTGACGAACCGCACGCTGCAGCCGCTGTTCGCCCGCCTGCGGGAGCACCACGTCGCCCTGCTGGAACGTATCCAGGCCCGGCCTGCGCCCCGAACCGACTTCCTGCGGCGCAGCTACCCGGCGGCGGCCCAGAAGGCGGTCTCGCTGCGCGCCGCCGAGCGCTTCGGCTACGACCTGAGCCGCGGGCGGCTCGACGAGTCCGCGCACCCCTTTGAGATCAGCTTCACGCGCAACGACGTGCGGATCACCACCCGCGTGCAGGAGGGCTTTCTCAGCGGCGCCTTGTTCGGCACCCTGCACGAGACCGGGCACGCGCTGTACGAGCAGGGGGTCGATCCCGCGCTGACCCGCACGCTGCTCGCCAGCGATCTGGTCGGCCTGTACGCGGTCGGCGGCGCGAGCTACGGCACGCACGAGAGCCAGTCGCGGCTGTGGGAGAACCGCATCGGGCGCTCGCGGGCGTACTGGGAAGGGCACTTCGCCGAGCTGCAGGCCGCCTTCCCGGAGCAATTGTCCGATGTGGACGCCGAGACCTTCCACCGCGCGGTGAACGAGGTGCGCTCCAGCCTGATCCGCGTGGAGGCCGACGAGCTGACCTACGACCTGCACATCATGCTGCGGGTGGAGCTGGAGCGCGCCCTGATCGGCGGCGAGCTGGAGGTGCGCAATCTGCCGGCCGCCTGGAACGCCCGCCTGAAGGCCGACCTGGGCCTGGACGTGCCCGACGACGCGCGCGGCGTGCTGCAGGACATCCACTGGTCGTCCGGGATGTTCGGGTCGTTTCCCACTTACACGATCGGCAACGTGATGGCCTCGCAGTTCTACGAGGCGGCGGGGGCGGCCCTCCCCGAGCTGGAGGCCCAGCTGGAGCGCGGCGAGTACGCCCCCCTGCGCGGGTGGCTGACCGATAACATCTACCGGCACGGCCGGACGTTTACGCCGGACGAGCTGCTGGTGCGCGTGACCGGCCGCCCCCTCGACCCGCAGCCCTACCTCGACTACCTCACGGGCAAATACAGCGCCCTGTACGGCCTCACCCCCCAGGAGACCCCCGCATGA